A stretch of the Alnus glutinosa chromosome 6, dhAlnGlut1.1, whole genome shotgun sequence genome encodes the following:
- the LOC133870744 gene encoding acetylglutamate kinase, chloroplastic, whose protein sequence is MLTAKSLINHYPPFSCSSKARTQTPTPKNSNFAFPIHHSPSPSPKPRALSITNSAQDEAGTPGQFRVDILSESLPFIQKFRGKTIVVKYGGAAMKSQELQASVVNDLVLLACVGLRPVLVHGGGPEINQWLKRVNIPPVFHEGLRVTDSQTMEIVSMVLVGKVNKHLVSLINRAGATAVGLSGMDGQLLTARPSPKSQQLGFVGEVARVDPTVLRPLIDSGHIPVVTSVAADESGQPYNINADTVAGELAAALGAEKLILLTDVAGILEDREDPSSLVKRISLNGVKRMVEEGKVGGGMIPKVHCCVRSLAQGVRTASIIDGRVPHSLLLEIMTDKGAGTMITE, encoded by the coding sequence ATGTTGACGGCAAAATCACTAATAAACCACTACCCACCTTTCTCATGCTCTTCAAAAGCCCGAACGCAAACCCCAACCCCAAAGAACTCCAACTTCGCATTCCCGATTCACcactctccctctccctctcccaaACCACGCGCTCTCTCAATCACAAACTCAGCCCAAGATGAGGCAGGCACCCCCGGTCAGTTCCGAGTCGACATTCTATCGGAATCCCTGCCATTCATCCAGAAATTCCGGGGAAAGACGATCGTGGTCAAGTACGGGGGCGCAGCAATGAAGTCACAGGAGCTCCAGGCCTCCGTCGTCAACGACCTCGTCCTCCTCGCCTGCGTGGGTCTTCGTCCCGTCCTCGTCCATGGAGGTGGTCCCGAGATCAACCAGTGGCTGAAGCGCGTCAACATCCCGCCTGTGTTCCACGAGGGTCTCCGCGTCACCGATTCCCAAACCATGGAGATCGTCTCCATGGTGCTTGTCGGCAAAGTGAACAAACACCTGGTATCCCTGATCAACAGGGCCGGCGCTACCGCTGTCGGGCTCTCCGGCATGGACGGCCAGCTCCTGACGGCCCGGCCCAGCCCCAAGTCCCAGCAACTAGGGTTCGTCGGCGAGGTCGCCCGCGTGGACCCCACCGTTCTGCGCCCGCTCATCGACAGCGGACACATTCCGGTCGTGACATCGGTGGCGGCGGACGAGTCGGGTCAGCCGTACAACATCAACGCGGACACGGTGGCGGGGGAGCTGGCGGCGGCGTTGGGGGCCGAGAAGCTGATCCTGCTGACGGACGTGGCGGGGATTTTGGAGGACCGCGAGGATCCCAGTAGTTTGGTGAAGCGGATAAGTCTCAACGGGGTGAAGAGGATGGTGGAGGAAGGGAAGGTCGGGGGTGGGATGATTCCCAAGGTCCATTGCTGCGTGCGATCGCTGGCGCAGGGTGTGAGGACTGCCAGTATTATTGATGGGAGGGTGCCGCACTCGTTGCTCTTGGAGATCATGACCGATAAAGGGGCTGGAACGATGATTACTGAGTGA
- the LOC133871452 gene encoding F-box/LRR-repeat protein At3g03360-like has product MEHKIDRISELPEPVLEHILSFIPLKKKNLQLSTFPIPEFDHIFSEFNPFRVEKLGNISNNEKKQTIRRKKDDFRYFVERVLQSRYRRRLSINKFKLMMILDHESDCALVDSWIGYAIERNVKEIYLEIVSLFESVLTAKSITELNLVAIKLDSFYSEVNLSSLRKLSLYAVRVEDHQFIQTLLTGCPVVEEISLEVCLGLKSIRVSGLPKLMALKLTDKHDLERVEVQASTTLQSLHIHNHKPCMQMNLAPCENLKKLVLCAPTTTDKWLHEVLLKHPLIE; this is encoded by the coding sequence ATGGAGCACAAAATTGACCGAATATCCGAATTGCCAGAACCTGTTCTAGAGCACATTCTCTCATTCATCcccttgaagaaaaaaaatctccagCTTAGTACATTCCCCATTCCAGAATTTGATCATATTTTTTCGGAATTTAATCCATTTCGTGTTGAAAAACTGGGCAATATTTCAAACAATGAGAAAAAGCAAACAATCCGGAGAAAGAAAGACGACTTCAGATATTTTGTGGAGAGAGTTTTACAAAGCCGTTATAGGCGAAGGCTAAGTATAAACAAGTTCAAGCTCATGATGATCTTGGATCATGAATCGGATTGTGCTCTTGTGGACAGTTGGATTGGCTACGCAATTGAAAGAAATGTCAAAGAGATTTATCTCGAAATTGTATCTCTGTTTGAGAGTGTTCTAACAGCAAAATCAATAACTGAGTTGAATTTGGTTGCGATTAAGTTGGACTCATTTTATAGTGAAGTTAACTTATCATCTTTGAGAAAGTTATCGTTGTATGCAGTTCGTGTGGAGGATCACCAGTTTATCCAAACTCTACTTACTGGTTGTCCTGTGGTGGAAGAAATATCACTCGAGGTTTGTCTTGGGTTGAAGAGTATACGTGTATCAGGTCTTCCTAAACTTATGGCCCTTAAGCTGACAGATAAACATGATCTTGAGAGGGTTGAGGTGCAAGCATCAACAACCCTTCAATCTTTACACATCCATAACCATAAACCATGCATGCAGATGAACCTAGCCCCGTGTGAAAACCTAAAGAAGTTAGTGTTATGTGCACCCACCACAACAGACAAATGGTTGCATGAGGTTCTTCTTAAACATCCACTCATAGAGTAG
- the LOC133870743 gene encoding DDT domain-containing protein DDR4: protein MIGHRRTRASSASEAAGKENRPVAKEAIAEEPVVVLDEPDLESEVAKLRGRWELASVLNFLSVFEPVIGSDLKLSAEEIEMGLIKPDGSLAQLHIAILKGIPPVSKPVKGPDAWVTALCKKLAVWWPWVAEGEIPLMAAKGGEISKYKELDPTNRLLILKALCEVRADQDDTLSYINDALKQGNQISCFRKDKIGGDGNGITYWYDGNKTIGHRLYREVNMCQSKRNSKGKQCLSPPTISSQWETLATNLEEFHKVADELSGSNVVVEVDVGKTIETDAIPALERLKKNKERALKRKQRQEMLVNNFWNPHVAGITRSCRTRRPISYTFDEYDRAIDEAILLTKKGKTAIEQSQETDTDSKDNSGKKGDSMDSDTESDVLQEVGIDDEKKDSDYCAKMDDDGGDFENSEADGDHAMLHSQKANGFSTQEYSGERWSKRLAGATTDVVAETRSLGTNNRLRQRPTLNSALDSNVVPDSEDEDVPENTKQGISEGETPSPGADAEEVSDS, encoded by the exons ATGATCGGCCATCGCCGGACCCGTGCTTCGTCGGCGAGCGAGGCCGCCGGGAAAGAAAACCGGCCAGTGGCAAAAGAAGCAATCGCTGAGGAGCCAGTGGTGGTTCTGGACGAGCCTGATTTGGAATCGGAGGTTGCGAAACTACGTGGACGATGGGAGCTAGCCTCCGTCCTCAATTTCCTCAGC GTTTTTGAGCCAGTGATTGGGAGTGATTTGAAACTCTCTGCGGAAGAGATTGAGATGGGTTTGATTAAGCCTGACGGTTCTCTTGCTCAGCTGCACATTGCGATTTTGAAG GGAATACCACCTGTAAGTAAACCAGTGAAGGGTCCTGATGCGTGGGTGACTGCACTTTGTAAGAAACTTGCTGTTTGGTGGCCATGG GTAGCTGAAGGGGAGATTCCACTAATGGCAGCTAAGGG AGGGGAGATTTCAAAATACAAAGAGCTAGATCCAACAAATCGTTTATTGATATTGAAGGCACTTTGTGAAGTCCGAGCTGAT CAAGATGATACACTGTCTTATATAAATGATGCTTTAAAACAAGGAAATCAAATATCTTGTTTCCGCAAAGATAAGATAGGAGGAGATGGAAATGGTATTACCTATTG GTATGATGGAAACAAAACTATTGGCCATAGATTATATAGGGAAGTAAATATGTGTCAGTCAAAGAGAAACTCTAAGGGTAAGCAATGTTTATCTCCACCAACTATCAGTTCTCAGTGGGAAACTCTTGCAACCAATCTTGAGGAATTTCATAAAGTTGCG GATGAACTCTCAGGTAGCAATGTTGTCGTAGAAGTTGATGTTGGTAAGACAATCGAAACTGATGCAATTCCTGCTCTTGAGAGACTTAAGAAG AATAAAGAAAGGGCACTGAAACGAAAGCAAAGGCAAGAGATGCTTGTGAATAATTTTTGGAATCCTCATGTTGCTGGAATTACTCGTTCCTGTCGCACTCGTAGGCCAATCAGCTACACATTTG ATGAATATGACCGGGCCATTGATGAGGCTATACTACTAACAAA aaaaggaaaaacggCTATAGAGCAAAGCCAAGAGACGGACACTGATTCAAAAGACAACTCTGGTAAGAAAGGTGACTCCATGGATAGCGACACTGAAAGTGACGTGCTTCAAGAAGTTGGTATTGATGATGAGAAAAAGGATAGCGATTATTGTGCAAAAATGGATGATGATGGTGGTGACTTTGAAAATTCTGAGGCAGACGGAGATCATGCAATGCTTCACTCGCAGAAGGCGAATGGTTTTAGTACCCAGGAGTATAGTGGGGAGCGCTGGAGTAAGAGACTAGCTGGAGCCACAACCGATGTTGTTGCCGAAACTAGAAGCTTGGGTACAAACAATAGGTTGAGACAAAGACCCACCCTAAATTCTGCCCTTGACTCTAATGTTGTACCCGATTCAGAGGATGAAGACGTACCAGAAAATACTAAGCAAGGAATATCAGAAGGTGAAACCCCCTCCCCAGGTGCTGATGCAGAAGAAGTCAGTGACAGCTAA